Sequence from the Lepidochelys kempii isolate rLepKem1 chromosome 7, rLepKem1.hap2, whole genome shotgun sequence genome:
TGCAGCaactaggggaaactgaggcacacccagTTTTCATACAAAGGAATACAGGAAATGTCCACCCCGCCACAACAAGCGCTCAGTTGTCTGCCTGCAGGCGATGTAATTGAAGAGGGCTCTTTCTACctctccagcctctcctcctcacTAAGACCTCGAGAGCCCCGTGAATGGATCTCCCCGAGGGGACgcctctgtccccaccccctgctcctctctgcccctcagcttcCCCCAGGCCCTCGCCTAAAACCTGCTCTAGGACCCTTTGGTTGCCAGCGAGCTGGGGCTGGCGTGGTCCAGGTGGAGCCCGCCCCTTCTGCACAGGCGCCTCCTTTCCCAAAACATTCCCCTgactccctcctccccagaccCTCCTCCGCCCGCGCCCCGAGGCCCTGGAGCGCTGCCGGGGGGCTCCCCTGCGCCCGGCACTGGGGGCATTCACGGGGGGCAGGGACGCCTCCCCGCCCGTGGGGGGCCAGCCCAGCCGGGCCTGAGGCCCCCTCCCCACTGGCGCCCGGGGCCGGCCCAAGGACCCCCCCCGGCGGCCCGGGGTTCGCGCCCCCGCGCTGCTGCCCACGCCGGGAGCCGCCCGAGCCCGCCCGCTCCCCCGCAGAGCCCGGCGGGCGTCGCCACCCGCTTCCCCTGCaccggccgccccgccccgccaggGGTCCCACCCCACGCTCTCggcggtggggggcggggccagggcctgggagggggcgggtcggtctgggctctgggggcggggtctggccggggagcgggggcggggcctcctGGCAAGACCCGCCCCCGCGCTCCCGATTGGCCGTTGGGGGCAATGGGCGGGTCCGGGGGTCACGTGCTGAGGAAGCAGCGCCGCAAGCAGACACTGCGGTCCCAGGGCGGGGCCCGGCCGGGGGCTCCGGCCAGgtgagagaccccccccccccgagtctgGGGGGTgctggcgggaggggggggcgccggcggggcggggctggcagggggcggcggggcgggaggggggggcgccggcggggcgggaggggggggcgccggcggggcgggaggggggggcgccGGCGGGGCGGGGTTggcagggggcggcggggcggggttggcagggggcggcggggcgggaggggggggcaccggcggggcggggccggcagggggcggcggggcggggccggcagggggcggcgggccgggaggggggggcaccggcggggcggggttggcagggggcggcggggcaccggcggggcggggttggcagggggcggcggggcgggaggggggggcaccggcggggcggggctggcagggggggggcaccggcgggccgggagggggggggcaccggcgggccggggctggcagggggcggcggggcggggctggcagggggcggcgggccgggagggggggggcaccggcggggcggggccggcagggggcggcgggccgggagggggggggcaccggcggggcggggccggcagggggcggcggggcggggcggggccgggaggggggggcaccggcggggcggggccggcagggggtggagggccgggaggggggggcaccggcggggcggggccggcagggggcggcggggcggggccggcagggggcggcggggcggggcggggcggggcggggccgggaggggggggcaccggcagagctctGGCACGCTGGTGGCTGCGGGGTTCATCCCTCCTGCCGAGTCTGGGGCTGACGAGATGTGGGACCCCCGGCCCCCAAGACGCGGCGGGCACCGGCACCCGGTCTTGTCTCCCGCCTGCGGAGCGGAGCGCTCgggccccaggccgccctggggGCGGGACGTGCCAGGCCAGCGAGGGGACGGGGCCTTCGCCCTGGCGGGGGAGGCAATTGGCTGCTGGGCTGCGGCTGCCTGGGCCTGTCTCCTGCGCTGGCGGCGGGAAGGGGCTGCGAGCCGCCAAGGCGGTGCCCGGGCCCCTCTGCCCCTCAGCCGGGTGGGGCTGCCTCGTGCGTCCCTGGGCTGGCTCTGCCCGgctggctgagcagggcctggccGTGCTGCCCTGGGCCATGGCCTGCTCTGGAGGGTGCTCCCCCCATGGGGGGCCAGTGGGGGCCCTGTCCAAGAACCTCCCATGTCCCGCAGCCCCTGAGTGtctcctccccccgcaccccccccagcAGGCAGCGCGGCCCGGGGCCGGCGGGCAGGGTCTGACTCCTGTGTGCAGCATGCAGGTGACGGAGCGtgaggctgcggggcagggaCTGGAGGGGGGCCCTGCCCAGCCCGATGCCCAGATGGAGTCGCCTGCCCCCCCCAAGTCCCCGGCCTTCGACCTCTTCAGCCTGGTCCTGTCCTCCAAGCGGCTGGAGATGTACCTGGAGCCCCTGGGGGACGCCTGGGAGGGGATCCACTTCCTACTAAGGTAGGTGCTGTGCCCGGGCTCTCAGCATCGCCTGCGGGTGGGGGGGGCTCCCTCTGGCTCCAGCACGGTTGGCAGCCGCTAACCTGGGCTCTGCCCTGCAGGTGGCAGATGCCTCTGTGCTCGCTGCTCACCTGCCTGGGCCTCAACTTCTTGCTGCTCACCCTGACTGAAGGTAAGGGgtcgccggggggggggggtggggacgggggggtGGGCATGGGGAGCAGGCTGGTTGGGGGgagaacggggtggcgggggctggggatgtcgtggcaggtgggtgggggatggggagcaggctggtgggggggaggatggggtggcgggggctggggatggggagcaggctgGTGGGGCAGGGCATGTTGTGGCAGgcgggtgggggatggggagcaggcgggtggggcgggggaggaaggggcggcggggggcggggtgggtggggggctgggcaggtgAGCATGGCtgatgggaggggctgcaagcatGGGGCTGGAACCGGCTCATgccctggggcacagctggggctggggctggttcTGCTCCGGCCTGGGGGCCTGATGTGGCCTGGCTCTTCCAGCTGCCTGGTTCTCGCTGTGCGCACTGCTGGTCCTGGTGCCCGCCCTGCTGGGCTACCTGCAGGAGGCCTGCCGGGCCCGCCGGCCGGCACCGGAGCTGGTGCGCCAGAGGTACCACAGCGTGCGGCGCGAGGACCTGCAGCAGGTGCGGCTGGCGCGGCATGAAGCCGTCACTGAGGTGAAGAGATTGTAAGTGCTGGGGCCctacggggtggggtggggcggggcggggtgtgGCCGGGCAGGGCTCTCAGGGACTCCAGCTTGGGGGTGAGACAcctgacacccccacccctccccgccagggctcaggcctgtggagtggaggcagggagaggctgagacaactggagttatttagtctgcagaagagaagagtgaggggggatttgatagcagccttcaactacctgaaccccccttccaaagaggatggatctagactgttctcagtggtggcaaatgactgAATGAGgggcaatggtctcaagttgcagtgtgggaggtctacgttgggtattaggaaaccctatttcacgaggagggtggtgaagcactggaatgggttacctagtgtCACGGACTCACCGatcgtgcccactcttggccccgtgTGGTCCGTGGCAGGGTGCCCTTTCAGTGAGACAGCCCTTCTAGGGGGGCCACTCTTTCTCggggttaagcccctccacctcctggatcCACACCTCTCTGAGCTTTAGCACCCCTGTCTCTGCCGTGGGCCCCCTCGGGGAGTCCTCTCACTCTGGACCCCCCAGGGCCTCCGCCTCCCAAAGGGGACGATTCCCCCTGTTCTCTACACTGcagcgactctcagccagcgtaaaacaggaggTTTATTGAGTGTTGAACACAGTCCAGGAAACTCAGgacctcaggcctggcctccctcagcacaggacATCCAAGTCCCCCTGCACGcaggggggctctgcctgctccctccctccagcccagagcccccctgcttccctgCTGGGCATCTGATAGCACCGGCCCCAAGCCCccctctgtccattgtcttctcttCAGGTAAACAGGGTCGCCTGGACCCCTCTCCTCTCGTCTGCCCTCAGGTCCCGGGGGTTCTCTCTTCACAGCCCTTGTTCTCCTGCTGGCCAGAACCAGCTGCCACTGAGCGGGGCCCCCGGGTCACCAGGCCATCGGCCAGGGTCCCCAGTTCCCTGGCTGGTCCTCTGGAACAACAAGCTCCCTCTCCCGTCATCTTGTTAAACCGGTAACCCCCAGAGAAACTGATTCCCActccctctgcatgcaaaccataggaaaaccaaggggcgggggaacCCCTAGGAAGCAAGGAAACCAGGAATCTCCCCCACTTCCTcacacctagggaggtggtagaatctccttccttagaggtttttaaggcctggcttgaccaagtcctggctgggatgatttagttggggattggtcctgctttgagcagggggttggactagaacctccCGAGGTCCCTGATATTCGATGACTCCGTTTCGTAACTGCCCGCCACGGGGCAGGGTCCCCGCCAGACAGGCCCTGGGGTGGCTAGGCCCTGCTCAGCAGCCTCTGGCTCTGAGCAGTGGGGCAGCCCCAGTGCCCCTGTGCTGCTGGGCCTGGCGCAGGCGAGGGGCTGCCCAGCTCAGCGACTGGCAGggactgggttcagttcctggctgtgggccccgctggggaggatgggacgcGTGTCCTGCGCGGGGTGGGGTGGATCCGTGGTCTGGGTGGCTGGGTACATGCCCGGGGTGGGCACCCCCTGACGCTCCCGTTTCTTCCCCAGCCTGATCCACCTGGAGGGCTTCCTGAGCTGGCTGTGCTATGCCTGCGAGGGGGCGTACCGTGTGCTGCATTGGGAGACCCCTGCCCTATCGTCCCAGTGagtctgccccgcccccccccgcccccaggggctTTCTCCTCTGGTCCTTTCTGTTgcagggcctggctggggacCCCCTGGAGAGGTTGCAAACCCAGCCAGTGAGCCAGGCACCTGGTGCCCAGTGtgtctgggaggaagggaggtgtCCAGGTTGGCTCCCCTGTgtttcgggggtgggggtggacttTGGGCATGGAagagtcatggagcaggtcctcaaggaatcaattctgaagcacttaaaggagaggaaagtgatcaggaacagtcagcgtggattcaccaagggcaagtcatgcctgactaatctaattgccttctatgacgagataactccctctgtggatgaggggaaagcggtggacgtgttgttccttgacttgagcaaagcttttggcacggtctcccacaatattcttgccagcaagttaaagaagtatgggctggatgaatgcactataaggtggatgaaagctggctagattgtcgggctcaacgggtagcgatcaatggctccatgtttagttggcagccggtatcaagtggagtgccccaaggggtcggtcctggggccagttttgttcaatatcttcataaatgatctggaggatggtgtggattgcaccctcagcaagtttgcagatgacactgggaggagtggtagatatgctggagggtagggataggatacagagggccctagacaaattggaggattgggccaaaagaaatctgatgaggttcaacaaggacaagtgcagagtcctgcacttaggacggaagaatcccatgcaccgctacagactagggactaaatggctaggcagctgttctgcagaaaaggacctaggggttacagtggacgagaagctggatatgagtcaacagtgtgcccttgttgccaagaaggccaatggcattttgggatgtatatgtaggggcattgccagcagatcgagggacgtgatcgttcccctctattcgacattggtgaggcctcatctggagtactgtgtccagttttgggccccacactacaagaaggatgtggaaaaattggaaagagtccagcggagggcaacaaaaatgatcaggggactggaacacatgacttgtgaggagaggctgagggaactggggatgtttagtcctcagaagagaagaataaggggggatttgatagctgctttcaactacctgaaagggggttccaaagaggatggctctagactgttctcagtggtagcagatgacagaacaaggagtaatggtctcaagttgcagtgggggaggtttaggttggatattaggaaaaactttcactaggagggtggtgaagcactggaatgcgttacctagggagggggtggaatctccttccttagaggtttttaaggtcaggcttgacaaatccctggctgggatgatttagtgggggattggtcgtgctttgagcagggggttggactagatgacctccagaggtcccttccaaccctgatcttcgaTGATTCTATGCAGCTGTAGGGGGATGGTTGTGACAGCCTGTACGAGGGTGGGGGCATACACTGCGGGGACATGGCCTGGGGACATGGGGGAGGTACATACACATGGTGGGAGAGGTGCTGGGGGCTGCGTACGCGTGGCACGGGGTGCGTATGCTAGGCGTGTGGCCAAGGCGCTCCTGCTATTCTGGGCCCTATACCCTCCTTTCCCAGGTTCTATGGGGCGCTGCTGGGCTCCCTCTGTGTCCTGTACTTGCTGCCCTTCTGCTGGGTCCTCGCCCTGCTCAACAGCACCCTCTTCCTGGGGAACGCCGAGTTCTACCGAGGTGAGAGCCCCCTCCGAGGGCGCCCATGGGCTCTGGGGGCAGCAGTGGGTCTGACTGGCTGCCAGGGGACAAGTGCCAACTGGAGACCCACAAGCACCCCCCTcctggctgggcccaggcagGTTCCCCCTGGGTCTGACTCTCCCCATAGCTACAGCTGCCAGGGTCATCCCTGctgccagcctccctgctgccagcctccctgctgcccctCTTCTTTGGGGTCCCCTGTGCCCTCTGTGCCAGGTTCCCGCTGCCCCTTTGGTCCAAGGATCCTGGCTGTGGCAGTAGCTGCTGCTTGGCCCTTCAGGGGGTGACGCCGCAGCCTGGCACCCAACGAGGCCGGTGTGAAggcagctgctggccctgggctCAGACCACTAGCGCCCGAGATGCCATCCTGTTCCCTCTGCCGAGCTAGGGACTTGCTTGGCCCCTCACCGCAGGATCGGCCCCTGGGCTGCCCCGGTACCGACCAGATCCGTGGCCCAGAGAGACCGAGCATCTCCCCGGGTCCCCTCCCCAAGTCGGGGAGCTGGTGGCAGGAGTGAGTGCTAGCCGGGACTCTGCCGGGGGAGGGCTGCCTCACGTGGAACGGCAGGTCTGGGGGGggccctgctgtcccagccagcccttgtgcactgtggggcaggaggggcagcgGCCCCAGCTCCATGCCGGGGCTGCGGCTGCCCCTCGGCACCATGGAAGCTGCTGCTAGGGCCTGGATCATGGCTGGGCTGGACCCTGCCTGGGGGTGGGAGCTCTGGGCCCCGCCTGGGGGAGGCTGGCATGCTCCAGGTGTGTCCCGCCCCGACGCTCGctctctccccagtgctgctggaGCTCAAGGCTGCAATGGAGCGACGCCTCGGCCCCAAGCCCCTCGCCAGCACCCTGGAGCCAGTGGAGCCTGACGCGGGAGCAGAGGGGGGCAGTCCCCTGGTGGATCGGACCCCCACGCCCACGAGCACCGAGGTGagccggctgggctgggggctgttgGCTCGTGCTTCCCGGCCCCCATCCGGAGCCTGGTCCCTGTGCTGCCCGCGGCCCTGCCCACGGCCCTGGCTTCCCTGAGCTGCCCGCGCCGCTCCCTGCCCGGGTGGGCAGGGCCGTAGTGACTGGGCCTGTATCCTGGCAGGACCTCACGCCCGGCAGCGTGGAGGAAGCAGAGGAGGCAGAGCCTGACGAGGAGTTTAAAGATGCTATTGAGGTGCGTACCCagcggggcgggtggggggctcCCCACACACCAGGGTGCAGGTGGGCATTGCGTTGAGCTGTGTACCCCCTCGGGCGGCCACTGGAGGGCACCGGTGAGCGAGAGCTGGACAGGGATTCTCACTTTCCCCCTTAGAATGAGAGGGgctggatgtggggggggggtcctgcccccggcccttccccaCACCCTGGCACGTGCTGCCCAtgtgccaggcaggcagagccTAGTGCTGCCGTCTCTGCCtcggggagaagctgggggtctATGGCTGTCccgggcaggggcggggggggcctgCCTCTGTGTGTTCTGTTGCTACTgcctctcctctcttctctccacGCGGCGGGAGAAGGAGACCCAGGCGCTGGCCATGGTGAGTACCAGGCAGGGCTGGCGCTCGCCGGGGACGGGGGTGGCACCTGCCCCAGGCAGAGCGCGGCCCTCGGGTCCCTGGAGCGGAACCAGgctgagcagcagctcctgccctgTGGCCCGCGGGAGGCTCGGTCAGGGCGAGCTCTGCGCCCAGCTGGGTCCCCAGGGAGCGGCCCCCGGCTGAGTTGGGCTCTCCGGCAGGAGGACGACGAGGTCTCCCAGTGCTCCGCCGTGTTCGACCTCGGCCTCCCGGACGGCAGCAGCGTCATGAGCAAGAACGAGGTGATCCGCAGCAAGGTGTCGCGGCTGACCGAGCGGCTCCGCAAGCGATGCCCCAGCAATAACTTCGGTAGGGGGGGGCGGCGAACGCCGGCGGGGCAGGGGCGCAGCTGAGCgccagcctggcaggaggggcggCGAACGCCAGCTTGGCGaggcagcccccccccgcctgtgtctgtctgtcaggggctggcctgggggtgCCCGGGCGGTTGctgccccggggagctggggatgggcactggctgggctgtgCTGTCCGGGTGCCAGGTCTGCCCGGCCCTGAGCCACGCTGTGGGCAGTGGGGGGCTCCCCCAGGGGTAATGCTGCCGGGGGGATGCTTGGTGCCCCCTGCAGGGCCCTGCCAGCTGGAGCTCTGGCCTCTGcagccaggctggagcccccAGGAGATCCCCTGAGCCAGGGCTCCTGCTGGGCTGGACCTGGGGCTCCGAGCTGGGTCCCCACTCTCCCGGGCGGCAGCAACGGGCACGTGGCCGTGGGAGCTTAGGGTGCGGGCGGCTGCCGCTTCCAGAGCCAGGGCATTCCCAGGCGTGCCAGGCGGCTCCGGGGGAGGCTGTGCAGACAGCAGAGAAGCTGGTCTCTGCATTGAGGCTGCCTTGGGCCAGGGCATCGCCTTGGCCCCTGGGGCGCAGGGCCTGGCGCCAGGCTGAGTTCCCACGTCCCCCCTGCTGCAGGCagttcagccccaggcagtgcccagcctgaCTCTTTGCTCTGTCTCCTCTAGGGAGCTGCACCCGCTGTGCAGCCACCTTCTCCGTGCTCAAGAAGAGGGTGAGTCCTGCCTGCTTCCCACCCGCTCCCATCTTGCCAGCTCCGCTTGGGTCTCTctgggccctggcctggctggctCAGCTGGGCAGTAGTGGGGCCTCCTGGCCACCCCGTGCCCTGGGCTGTTGGTGCGTGGGTCGGCTCCTTGAACCTGCCACACAGCGCTGCTTGCAGGCCTTGCTCTCCGGACAGTCAGCGACAGGCACCCGCCATCCCCCGAGTGTCCCGCCACAGGGCCCAGCCGCCGTTCCCTGCCTGGCACTTGGCCCAGGCTGCTGCTTGCCGGACCCCACAGAGTCTGGGGTGAGACAGTGTGAGAATAAGCCATGTTTCGGGTCGGGGGGAGTCCAGCCATGGGACGTGAGGACCCTGGCACCAGAGCCCGCACTTGGCCCCAGCTGGGTGAGAGCCCCTCTCCGATTGCTTGTCCTCACGCACCCGGTTTCCGCTGCACCCCAGACAGCGAACAGGGACTGGTCTTAGGTCAGGTCTTTGCTG
This genomic interval carries:
- the ZFYVE27 gene encoding protrudin isoform X6; protein product: MQVTEREAAGQGLEGGPAQPDAQMESPAPPKSPAFDLFSLVLSSKRLEMYLEPLGDAWEGIHFLLRWQMPLCSLLTCLGLNFLLLTLTEAAWFSLCALLVLVPALLGYLQEACRARRPAPELVRQRYHSVRREDLQQVRLARHEAVTEVKRFLIHLEGFLSWLCYACEGAYRVLHWETPALSSQFYGALLGSLCVLYLLPFCWVLALLNSTLFLGNAEFYRVLLELKAAMERRLGPKPLASTLEPVEPDAGAEGGSPLVDRTPTPTSTEDLTPGSVEEAEEAEPDEEFKDAIEEDDEVSQCSAVFDLGLPDGSSVMSKNEVIRSKVSRLTERLRKRCPSNNFGSCTRCAATFSVLKKRRSCSNCGNSFCSRCCSYKVPKSSMGATAPDAQRETVFVCSLCNQVLVK
- the ZFYVE27 gene encoding protrudin isoform X1 — encoded protein: MQVTEREAAGQGLEGGPAQPDAQMESPAPPKSPAFDLFSLVLSSKRLEMYLEPLGDAWEGIHFLLRWQMPLCSLLTCLGLNFLLLTLTEAAWFSLCALLVLVPALLGYLQEACRARRPAPELVRQRYHSVRREDLQQVRLARHEAVTEVPGVLSSQPLFSCWPEPAATERGPRVTRPSARVPSSLAGPLEQQAPSPVILLNRLIHLEGFLSWLCYACEGAYRVLHWETPALSSQFYGALLGSLCVLYLLPFCWVLALLNSTLFLGNAEFYRVLLELKAAMERRLGPKPLASTLEPVEPDAGAEGGSPLVDRTPTPTSTEDLTPGSVEEAEEAEPDEEFKDAIEETQALAMEDDEVSQCSAVFDLGLPDGSSVMSKNEVIRSKVSRLTERLRKRCPSNNFGSCTRCAATFSVLKKRALLSGQSATGTRHPPSVPPQGPAAVPCLALGPGCCLPDPTESGRSCSNCGNSFCSRCCSYKVPKSSMGATAPDAQRETVFVCSLCNQVLVK
- the ZFYVE27 gene encoding protrudin isoform X3; amino-acid sequence: MQVTEREAAGQGLEGGPAQPDAQMESPAPPKSPAFDLFSLVLSSKRLEMYLEPLGDAWEGIHFLLRWQMPLCSLLTCLGLNFLLLTLTEAAWFSLCALLVLVPALLGYLQEACRARRPAPELVRQRYHSVRREDLQQVRLARHEAVTEVPGVLSSQPLFSCWPEPAATERGPRVTRPSARVPSSLAGPLEQQAPSPVILLNRLIHLEGFLSWLCYACEGAYRVLHWETPALSSQFYGALLGSLCVLYLLPFCWVLALLNSTLFLGNAEFYRVLLELKAAMERRLGPKPLASTLEPVEPDAGAEGGSPLVDRTPTPTSTEDLTPGSVEEAEEAEPDEEFKDAIEETQALAMEDDEVSQCSAVFDLGLPDGSSVMSKNEVIRSKVSRLTERLRKRCPSNNFGSCTRCAATFSVLKKRRSCSNCGNSFCSRCCSYKVPKSSMGATAPDAQRETVFVCSLCNQVLVK
- the ZFYVE27 gene encoding protrudin isoform X2, which gives rise to MQVTEREAAGQGLEGGPAQPDAQMESPAPPKSPAFDLFSLVLSSKRLEMYLEPLGDAWEGIHFLLRWQMPLCSLLTCLGLNFLLLTLTEAAWFSLCALLVLVPALLGYLQEACRARRPAPELVRQRYHSVRREDLQQVRLARHEAVTEVPGVLSSQPLFSCWPEPAATERGPRVTRPSARVPSSLAGPLEQQAPSPVILLNRLIHLEGFLSWLCYACEGAYRVLHWETPALSSQFYGALLGSLCVLYLLPFCWVLALLNSTLFLGNAEFYRVLLELKAAMERRLGPKPLASTLEPVEPDAGAEGGSPLVDRTPTPTSTEDLTPGSVEEAEEAEPDEEFKDAIEEDDEVSQCSAVFDLGLPDGSSVMSKNEVIRSKVSRLTERLRKRCPSNNFGSCTRCAATFSVLKKRALLSGQSATGTRHPPSVPPQGPAAVPCLALGPGCCLPDPTESGRSCSNCGNSFCSRCCSYKVPKSSMGATAPDAQRETVFVCSLCNQVLVK
- the ZFYVE27 gene encoding protrudin isoform X4, which codes for MQVTEREAAGQGLEGGPAQPDAQMESPAPPKSPAFDLFSLVLSSKRLEMYLEPLGDAWEGIHFLLRWQMPLCSLLTCLGLNFLLLTLTEAAWFSLCALLVLVPALLGYLQEACRARRPAPELVRQRYHSVRREDLQQVRLARHEAVTEVPGVLSSQPLFSCWPEPAATERGPRVTRPSARVPSSLAGPLEQQAPSPVILLNRLIHLEGFLSWLCYACEGAYRVLHWETPALSSQFYGALLGSLCVLYLLPFCWVLALLNSTLFLGNAEFYRVLLELKAAMERRLGPKPLASTLEPVEPDAGAEGGSPLVDRTPTPTSTEDLTPGSVEEAEEAEPDEEFKDAIEEDDEVSQCSAVFDLGLPDGSSVMSKNEVIRSKVSRLTERLRKRCPSNNFGSCTRCAATFSVLKKRRSCSNCGNSFCSRCCSYKVPKSSMGATAPDAQRETVFVCSLCNQVLVK
- the ZFYVE27 gene encoding protrudin isoform X5 yields the protein MQVTEREAAGQGLEGGPAQPDAQMESPAPPKSPAFDLFSLVLSSKRLEMYLEPLGDAWEGIHFLLRWQMPLCSLLTCLGLNFLLLTLTEAAWFSLCALLVLVPALLGYLQEACRARRPAPELVRQRYHSVRREDLQQVRLARHEAVTEVKRFLIHLEGFLSWLCYACEGAYRVLHWETPALSSQFYGALLGSLCVLYLLPFCWVLALLNSTLFLGNAEFYRVLLELKAAMERRLGPKPLASTLEPVEPDAGAEGGSPLVDRTPTPTSTEDLTPGSVEEAEEAEPDEEFKDAIEETQALAMEDDEVSQCSAVFDLGLPDGSSVMSKNEVIRSKVSRLTERLRKRCPSNNFGSCTRCAATFSVLKKRALLSGQSATGTRHPPSVPPQGPAAVPCLALGPGCCLPDPTESGRSCSNCGNSFCSRCCSYKVPKSSMGATAPDAQRETVFVCSLCNQVLVK